The sequence attgaagataGTGTGACACATATAGTAAGAAACATAGACTGGAGGAGTCTCACTAGGGGCTGGCAGTTTGACGGTTAGAAACATATTTTTCGTTCTTTCCAAACAAGAACTCACTATCAAAATGAATGTCCAAGATGGTTTACATCATCGTGAATGCCTATGTGAAATTGCACACCATCAATATCTCAAACAAGGTCTCTTTCTTGAATGTCcttattttctattatgattaaGCTTTAATTTCATTTCTATATGTTTAAATGACTTCATATTGCCTACCGTCAATGAAAGATTTGTACTAGAACAAAAACTTACTAGTAGAAAAAGCTTGGAAGAAAATTAGTTTAAATTAATTTAGTTTTCTGAAATATTTAGTGATTTCTATCATATTTTTATCGTATCATTCAACTTTTGCATATTGAGGAATTAAACAGATAAAAATTAGTGTATTCCTATATGATGATGTGTAAGTTTCTAATAAGTTGTTGTATAGTGATAATATAGATTGAAGGTGTCTCAATGAGGGCTGGATGTTTGATGGCGAGTTAAAGCTCTTTCTTTCCTAGCAAGAACTAGCAACCAAAATGAACATTCAAGATCATTTATATCGTCTGACACAACTATGTGAAAATGCAAATAGTCAATTTCACAAACGAGGTCGCTTTCTTGAAATTCCATATTTACATTTTCATATGTTAAAATAATTTCATATTACTCACTATATTTGTATGCTTTGATAAAAAAATACTATTATAAAAAGCTTGGAtgacaattaaattaaatgaatttaattttatgaaatatttatgACTTTCTATAATATTTTATTTGTACCATTCAACTTAGACTGCACAACAAGAAAATTGAATGAATAAAGATCAGCGTATGTCACTGAATTAAAGAGTAGATGATTGAAGATTGTGTGGCATAAGCGGTAAGGCAGTGTGTTCATGCATCACTTTCTGATAAGCCATCTTACAATAATAATACAAAGTGGATGAGTCTCAATGGAGGCCAGTGGTTTGATGGTGAGAAAAAGCTCTTTCTTTTAAGGCAAGAACCGGTgaaataaacaaatctccaagattgTTTACATCATCTTGCTCGCCTATGCAAAATTAGACACTGGGAATCTCTCAAATTAGGTAGATTTCTCTCATAAAGAATACcttcaatataaatataataaaaacgAATGCTTTCACTATATTTTACCTAGTGTAGATAAGAAGACAATAATTTGTTGACATTTTATCTTAAATGGATAATATAGatcaacattttcaaaaaatcctattttgttttaatttaaaaataatgttGATTTTGTACCTTCACTGTGATCTTATTCCACTTTGAATTAAAATGATTAGACATTAGTACTAGAAATTTGTATTCAATCCCAAAAACCTTATAAAAATTGAATGCATTTTCTTTTGACATAAAAGAAAAGTTATCCTAAATTATAATGCTTATTCAACATCTCAAAAGTGACTGCCATGTTTTTAGCTTCCACTTTTGCTATTATCTTGACTAGACATGAGTGGTAGAATGTTGTATTCAATCCCAAAAATCCTCTAATAATTGAATGCATTTTCTTTCGACATAAAAGAAAAGTTGTCCTTAATTATAATGATTAACcttcaattacatttttatatgTTAAAatgatttcatattactcattGTCAATTAAATATTTGTATGGCCTGATCAAAAATTACTATTAGAAAAAGTTTGGATGATAATTAAGTTAAATGAATTTAGTTTTGTGAAATATTTATGAATTTCTATCATATTTTAATTGTACCAGTGTGGCACATGCGATAAGACGGTGTGTTGATACATTAGTTTCTGATAAGCCATCGTACTATGATAATACATTAGTGTTTGATAAGCTCTTTCTTTAGGAGAAAGAACCGGTCACCCAAACAAACATCCAAGATTGTTTACATTGTCTTGCATGTCTATGTGAAATTGGACACCGTGGATCTCTCATATAAAATTGCTTTTTCTCATAAAGAACACTttcaatatatataataaaaatgaatgTTTTTAGTATATTTTAGCAAAATTAGATACATATATGCAGCTCTGCCTCATCCCAATAatgttcttgtttgtgttttgcACAACGTATGTGTTTTGCACCACGAAGTAAGAGAAGAAGAGCTTGAGGATTCAAAGCTCTATCCCGATTACAAATACACTCCAATAGAAGAGTTTCTTGAGGCATCAGTCAGTGCTCCCCGCGATATAAAACTTACATCCTTTGCCTAAAGCAAGTTTGGGAAATTTATATTGGTATAATTGCCCGACACAATATTTTATCTGTAATAAAGAAGCAAGAATCCAACAGAGATCTTAGGAGAAACCACAGGTATGTAGGCTCCTCGATACCTTAGCCCACAAGTATTGTCAGAATTCATGTGAACACCAAACTAAAAAGTACTTTTTATATTGTCTATATGAATTCATGTGACCACCATGCTAATAAGTACATTTTATATTGCTTATAGACATTTTCATATGACTGCCATTTAGGGAGGGGATTAGGATTAGTATTTGTGTATCCTAATTTTGcatttctcaaaatcttatgtctAAAATTGTTTTCAAGTACACAttgtcaaatatgatgccacatcaataaGCCATTTTCAGTGACTTGTAGGCCACCAGGGAACATTATTAGCCAGAGTGAGCTTGTATCGTTGTGGGAGAAGAAAACAGGAACCACTTTGAAGAGAGTTTTCGTATCAGAATCTGAGCTAATCAAATTGTCAGAGAGTAAGTCTTCAATCTCGTTCGCCTTCCGAGCTCTTTAAATTTTTTTCTCTTACTGAATCATTAATCGTACTAAAATGTTAAATACATATATGCAGCTCTGCCTCATCCCGATAATGCTCCTGTTTGCGTTTTGCACAATGTATTTGTGAAAGGTGACCAGACCAACTACGAAGTAGGAGAAGAAGCGCTTGAGGTTTCAAAGCTCTATCCCGATTACAAATACACTCCAATAGAAGAGTTTCTTGAGGCATCAGTCAGTGCTCCCCGCGATATAAAACTTACATCCTTTGCCTAAAGCAAGTTTGGGAAATTTATATTGGTATAATTGCCCGACACAATATTTTATCTGTAATAAAGAAGCAAGAATCCAACAGAGATCTTAGGAGAAACCACAGGTATGTAGGCTCCTCGATACCTTAGCCCACAAGTATTGTCAGAATTCATGTGAACACCAAACTAAAAAGTACTTTTTATATTGTCTATATGAATATATGAATTCATGTGACCACCATGCTAATAAGTACATTTATATTGTCTATAGACATTTTCATATGATTGCCATCTATTAAGGGAAGGGGGAGGGGGATTAGTTTGTGTGCATCTTAATTTTACATTTGTCAAAATCTTATGTCTATAATTGTTTTCAAGTACAGATTGTCAAATATAATGCTACATCAATAAGCTATTTTTTAAGGGTGTCTAAAATGGTCCCAAAAACAGTAACACAAATtggtgtgcactaagtcatgtgtAATAGTGTGCTAATGTGACAttacatgattggttgctttttaaaatttagaggaatccttttgatggtaagcatagacATGACATTTTTAGTACACCACTATAGAGTCCATTTTGTCTACCTACTATAACATGCATTGGTACCCCTATCATTTCATTTCCCTCTCTCCTAGCATCTATAGTTTTAAAAATCTTGCATCTCTTTTTTTGTTTCATGTGACAATAatggattttcaacattttttaagTTTTGAAAACTAATAAATACACATTTCCGGAAGATTGTCCTCAATGGGAAGTTGATATGGAATGTTGGCGTCTAACATTAGAAAGCTTTCATAAATAAGGAGCATTTGTCTAAATATGATGATTGACCTTACATGTCAAGCAAGGTTTAATATCAATAATTTGTTTTATGTTCATTTACAAGTACCATAGTACATAACATACTATAAATAAAGTTTGTGTAAGATTAATACACATTATAACAATATGTGTA is a genomic window of Cryptomeria japonica chromosome 7, Sugi_1.0, whole genome shotgun sequence containing:
- the LOC131028346 gene encoding isoeugenol synthase 1-like, giving the protein MEASVTCRPPGNIISQSELVSLWEKKTGTTLKRVFVSESELIKLSETLPHPDNAPVCVLHNVFVKGDQTNYEVGEEALEVSKLYPDYKYTPIEEFLEASVSAPRDIKLTSFA